A stretch of the Cotesia glomerata isolate CgM1 unplaced genomic scaffold, MPM_Cglom_v2.3 scaffold_41, whole genome shotgun sequence genome encodes the following:
- the LOC123274545 gene encoding THUMP domain-containing protein 1 homolog isoform X1: MDIKDNKRKWYKPATHYTKKSKYSIEVGLSGFLCTCNFREKESIRDAYRLLEEYHGDSKKLDDQKQDVEDNDVADMVDQEDEDISVSLSKEIEELNDQKKSDSVKTFQYLETGVKNLIFISTKVPDSLELGLKIIKDLAETKKQKSRFLLRFIPIQVVSKANINDITTKATILFEKYFAQEPKTFSIVFNRHCNNTIKREVIIEELAAIVFKKNPGNKADLKNPEIAVIVEIIKGWCFLAVAPDYFKYKKYNLFELCNDNKDKTKVGSDAAKEDQDQDKEADEDISNQKPKDETSSNENNEKVDQGQAKEADKEDQDQDKEADEDISNQKPKDEISRNENNEKVDQGQAKEAHKEIVEEDSQDKKQ, from the exons ATGGACATTAAAGACAACAAACGAAAATGGTACAAACCAGCGACccattatacaaaaaaatcaaaatattcaaTCGAAGTTGGATTGAGTGGATTCCTTTGTACTTGTAATTTTCGAGAGAAAGAAAGTATCAGAGATGCATACAGATTATTAGAAGAGTACCATGGAGATTCAAAAAAACTTGATGATCAGAAGCAAGATGTTGAAGATAATGATGTTGCTGACATGGTAGATCAGGAAGATGAAGACATTTCAGTGTCATTAAGCAAAGAAATTGAGGAGCTTAATGATCAGAAAAAATCTGACTCAGTTAAAACTTTTCAg taCCTTGAAACAGGAgttaaaaatcttatttttataagcACCAAAGTACCAGATTCATTGGAATTAGGCTTGAAGATTATAAAAGATTTAGCTGAGACTAAGAAACAAAAGAGTAGATTCTTGTTACGCTTCATACCTATTCAAGTTGTTTCAAAAGCTAACATTAATGATATTACAACCAAAGCCAcgattttgtttgaaaaatactTTGCTCAAGAGCCGAAAACTTTTTCTATTGTTTTTAA ccGGCATTGCAATAATACAATCAAAAGGGAGGTAATTATTGAAGAGCTGGCAGCAAtcgtatttaaaaaaaatccaggaAATAAAGCTGACTTGAAAAACCCCGAGATTGCCGTTATTGTTGAAATAATCAAAGGCTGGTGTTTCTTGGCTGTCGCGCCTGACTATTTCAAGTATaaaaagtacaatttatttgagctTTGTAATGACAATAAGGATAAAACTAAAGTGGGATCAGATGCTGCCAAAGAGGATCAGGATCAAGATAAGGAAGCTGATGAAGATATCAGTAATCAGAAGCCTAAAGATGAAACATCTagtaatgaaaataatgaaaaagtaGATCAGGGTCAAGCCAAAGAAGCTGATAAAGAGGATCAGGATCAAGACAAGGAAGCTGATGAAGATATCAGTAATCAGAAGCCTAAAGATGAAATATCTAGAAATGAAAATAACGAAAAAGTAGATCAGGGTCAAGCCAAAGAAGCTCATAAAGAAATTGTTGAAGAGGATTCTCAAGATAAAAAACAATAG
- the LOC123274545 gene encoding THUMP domain-containing protein 1 homolog isoform X2 yields MDIKDNKRKWYKPATHYTKKSKYSIEVGLSGFLCTCNFREKESIRDAYRLLEEYHGDSKKLDDQKQDVEDNDVADMVDQEDEDISVSLSKEIEELNDQKKSDSVKTFQYLETGVKNLIFISTKVPDSLELGLKIIKDLAETKKQKSRFLLRFIPIQVVSKANINDITTKATILFEKYFAQEPKTFSIVFNRHCNNTIKREVIIEELAAIVFKKNPGNKADLKNPEIAVIVEIIKGWCFLAVAPDYFKYKKYNLFELCNDNKDKTKVGSDAAKEDQDQDKEADEDISNQKPKDETSSNENNEKVEDQGQAKEAHKEIVEEDSQDKKQ; encoded by the exons ATGGACATTAAAGACAACAAACGAAAATGGTACAAACCAGCGACccattatacaaaaaaatcaaaatattcaaTCGAAGTTGGATTGAGTGGATTCCTTTGTACTTGTAATTTTCGAGAGAAAGAAAGTATCAGAGATGCATACAGATTATTAGAAGAGTACCATGGAGATTCAAAAAAACTTGATGATCAGAAGCAAGATGTTGAAGATAATGATGTTGCTGACATGGTAGATCAGGAAGATGAAGACATTTCAGTGTCATTAAGCAAAGAAATTGAGGAGCTTAATGATCAGAAAAAATCTGACTCAGTTAAAACTTTTCAg taCCTTGAAACAGGAgttaaaaatcttatttttataagcACCAAAGTACCAGATTCATTGGAATTAGGCTTGAAGATTATAAAAGATTTAGCTGAGACTAAGAAACAAAAGAGTAGATTCTTGTTACGCTTCATACCTATTCAAGTTGTTTCAAAAGCTAACATTAATGATATTACAACCAAAGCCAcgattttgtttgaaaaatactTTGCTCAAGAGCCGAAAACTTTTTCTATTGTTTTTAA ccGGCATTGCAATAATACAATCAAAAGGGAGGTAATTATTGAAGAGCTGGCAGCAAtcgtatttaaaaaaaatccaggaAATAAAGCTGACTTGAAAAACCCCGAGATTGCCGTTATTGTTGAAATAATCAAAGGCTGGTGTTTCTTGGCTGTCGCGCCTGACTATTTCAAGTATaaaaagtacaatttatttgagctTTGTAATGACAATAAGGATAAAACTAAAGTGGGATCAGATGCTGCCAAAGAGGATCAGGATCAAGATAAGGAAGCTGATGAAGATATCAGTAATCAGAAGCCTAAAGATGAAACATCTagtaatgaaaataatgaaaaagtaGA AGATCAGGGTCAAGCCAAAGAAGCTCATAAAGAAATTGTTGAAGAGGATTCTCAAGATAAAAAACAATAG
- the LOC123274542 gene encoding mediator of RNA polymerase II transcription subunit 26 isoform X3 → MQRNCTELTERLLKSLDKEYNVVDMGAVVDVITALEKTTITKEVLEITRLGKYINELRRKTTNDALAKRAKDLVRRWRDMVLPSSNQQQHGSSNTAIAPPNAIIDNTSSHQTLNGTKPASPLITAVRTIKPRSPVPGSAASRIKPQSPLMRDAITSKIISPALSLNSDSCSPNSTPIKLPIVTTNYKLNTAGSPKLSGTSNQNHSIEAVPRTHSSNKRLRKEDHFQQQHVNSPQQYDVNSTSRDELTSISIQAAKKQRINGDLNVNTNSQVPNSPSSSSSTRNELNVNPVLDPSLSSNTNSPAVKVELVPVPVGPKKRGRKKGSKSLKSQSLSEDRVKEKLASISRNPKLKTTHEILADIQVRNVTGALGATTAGQLKREPPTTEEVLRSSEINNRNLASNNNTRTKSLSGNRIESRSSTGNNSVSGVAGSDTDYAVVDAADVTKTERASGPAAEAPSIETTVKEILAKLPPLDRDAIRWSDDEYSTHDTDHDEDHKLRQIDDSAVDRLHNECIESLNGNFQAKLSTNSVEKDVVDEVDEFVNKKMIGVYKRRVVDDDTDREFREWHEMLARPSYDGQILHILPYVIID, encoded by the exons ATGCAGAGAAATTGCACCGAACTCACCGAAAGATTGTTGAAATCCCTTGACAAGGAGTACAAT gTCGTCGACATGGGAGCCGTCGTGGATGTCATTACGGCCCTGGAGAAGACGACTATTACTAAAGAAGTGCTTGAG atCACACGGCTGGGTAAATACATCAATGAACTTAGACGAAAAACGACAAATGATGCTTTGGCGAAACGTGCTAAAGATCTGGTTCGACGATGGCGTGACATGGTACTCCCGTCATCAAATCAACAACAGCATGGATCATCAAATACAGCAATAGCACCGCCAAATGCCATTATTGATAACACCTCGTCACACCAAACATTAAATGGAACCAAACCAGCAAGTCCATTGATAACAGCAGTACGTACAATAAAACCTCGTAGTCCAGTACCGGGATCAGCGGCTTCGCGTATTAAACCGCAAAGTCCATTAATGCGTGATGCAATAACATCTAAAATAATAAGCCCAGCGTTGTCACTAAATAGTGATTCATGTTCACCAAATTCAACACCTATTAAACTGCCAATAGTAAcgacaaattataaattaaatacagcTGGTTCGCCAAAGTTAAGTGGTACCAGTAATCAGAATCATTCAATTGAAGCAGTACCAAGAACTCACAGTTCAAACAAACGTTTACGAAAAGAGGATCATTTTCAACAGCAGCATGTTAATTCACCTCAGCAGTACGATGTAAACTCGACTTCCAGAGACGAGCTTACCAGTATTTCTATTCAGGCTGCTAAAAAACAACGTATTAATGGCGATCTAAACGTAAATACTAACTCGCAAGTGCCTAATAGCCCTTCTTCGTCGTCAAGTACACGAAATGAGCTTAATGTTAATCCTGTTTTGGACCCGAGTTTGTCTAGTAACACTAATTCACCGGCTGTTAAAGTTGAACTGGTACCAGTACCAGTAGGACCAAAAAAACGTGGACGAAAAAAAGGCAGCAAATCATTAAAAAGCCAATCACTGTCTGAGGATCGTGTAAAGGAAAAACTCGCAAGTATATCGCGGAATCCAAAATTGAAAACAACTCACGAAATTCTTGCAGATATACAGGTCCGGAATGTCACTGGCGCGCTGGGTGCCACAACAGCAGGCCAGTTGAAGCGTGAACCACCGACAACAGAAGAAGTTTTACGAAGTTCAGAGATAAACAATCGTAACCTTGCCTCAAATAACAATACACGTACAAAAAGTTTATCTGGAAATCGTATTGAATCTCGTTCATCTACTGGGAATAATTCTGTCTCTGGTGTTGCTGGATCTGATACTGATTACGCAGTGGTTGATGCTGCTGATGTAACTAAAACTGAACGAGCTAGTGGACCAGCAGCAGAAGCCCCGTCGATAGAAACAACGGTCAAAGAAATTCTTGCTAAATTACCGCCGCTGGATCGTGACGCTATCAGGTGGAGTGATGATGAGTACTCGACTCATGATACTGATCACGATGAAGACCA CAAGTTAAGACAAATAGACGATAGCGCTGTCGACCGTCTTCATAATGAATGTATTGAAAGTTTGAATGGTAATTTTCAAGCTAAACTATCAACAAATTCTGTAGAAAAGGATGTAGTTGATGAAGTTGATGAGTTTGTTAATAAGAAAATGATTGGTGTGTACAAACGTCGTGTTGTTGATGACGATACGGACCGTGAGTTTCGAGAGTGGCATGAAATGCTGGCTAGACCCAGCTACGATGGCCAAATTCTCCACATATTGCCTTACGTTATCatcgattaa
- the LOC123274542 gene encoding mediator of RNA polymerase II transcription subunit 26 isoform X2, producing MCYISSFVSAVLCYVVDMGAVVDVITALEKTTITKEVLEITRLGKYINELRRKTTNDALAKRAKDLVRRWRDMVLPSSNQQQHGSSNTAIAPPNAIIDNTSSHQTLNGTKPASPLITAVRTIKPRSPVPGSAASRIKPQSPLMRDAITSKIISPALSLNSDSCSPNSTPIKLPIVTTNYKLNTAGSPKLSGTSNQNHSIEAVPRTHSSNKRLRKEDHFQQQHVNSPQQYDVNSTSRDELTSISIQAAKKQRINGDLNVNTNSQVPNSPSSSSSTRNELNVNPVLDPSLSSNTNSPAVKVELVPVPVGPKKRGRKKGSKSLKSQSLSEDRVKEKLASISRNPKLKTTHEILADIQVRNVTGALGATTAGQLKREPPTTEEVLRSSEINNRNLASNNNTRTKSLSGNRIESRSSTGNNSVSGVAGSDTDYAVVDAADVTKTERASGPAAEAPSIETTVKEILAKLPPLDRDAIRWSDDEYSTHDTDHDEDHNSSNAGTDQPKLRQIDDSAVDRLHNECIESLNGNFQAKLSTNSVEKDVVDEVDEFVNKKMIGVYKRRVVDDDTDREFREWHEMLARPSYDGQILHILPYVIID from the exons ATGTGTTACATATCGTCATTCGTGTCTGCCGTTTTGTGTTAC gTCGTCGACATGGGAGCCGTCGTGGATGTCATTACGGCCCTGGAGAAGACGACTATTACTAAAGAAGTGCTTGAG atCACACGGCTGGGTAAATACATCAATGAACTTAGACGAAAAACGACAAATGATGCTTTGGCGAAACGTGCTAAAGATCTGGTTCGACGATGGCGTGACATGGTACTCCCGTCATCAAATCAACAACAGCATGGATCATCAAATACAGCAATAGCACCGCCAAATGCCATTATTGATAACACCTCGTCACACCAAACATTAAATGGAACCAAACCAGCAAGTCCATTGATAACAGCAGTACGTACAATAAAACCTCGTAGTCCAGTACCGGGATCAGCGGCTTCGCGTATTAAACCGCAAAGTCCATTAATGCGTGATGCAATAACATCTAAAATAATAAGCCCAGCGTTGTCACTAAATAGTGATTCATGTTCACCAAATTCAACACCTATTAAACTGCCAATAGTAAcgacaaattataaattaaatacagcTGGTTCGCCAAAGTTAAGTGGTACCAGTAATCAGAATCATTCAATTGAAGCAGTACCAAGAACTCACAGTTCAAACAAACGTTTACGAAAAGAGGATCATTTTCAACAGCAGCATGTTAATTCACCTCAGCAGTACGATGTAAACTCGACTTCCAGAGACGAGCTTACCAGTATTTCTATTCAGGCTGCTAAAAAACAACGTATTAATGGCGATCTAAACGTAAATACTAACTCGCAAGTGCCTAATAGCCCTTCTTCGTCGTCAAGTACACGAAATGAGCTTAATGTTAATCCTGTTTTGGACCCGAGTTTGTCTAGTAACACTAATTCACCGGCTGTTAAAGTTGAACTGGTACCAGTACCAGTAGGACCAAAAAAACGTGGACGAAAAAAAGGCAGCAAATCATTAAAAAGCCAATCACTGTCTGAGGATCGTGTAAAGGAAAAACTCGCAAGTATATCGCGGAATCCAAAATTGAAAACAACTCACGAAATTCTTGCAGATATACAGGTCCGGAATGTCACTGGCGCGCTGGGTGCCACAACAGCAGGCCAGTTGAAGCGTGAACCACCGACAACAGAAGAAGTTTTACGAAGTTCAGAGATAAACAATCGTAACCTTGCCTCAAATAACAATACACGTACAAAAAGTTTATCTGGAAATCGTATTGAATCTCGTTCATCTACTGGGAATAATTCTGTCTCTGGTGTTGCTGGATCTGATACTGATTACGCAGTGGTTGATGCTGCTGATGTAACTAAAACTGAACGAGCTAGTGGACCAGCAGCAGAAGCCCCGTCGATAGAAACAACGGTCAAAGAAATTCTTGCTAAATTACCGCCGCTGGATCGTGACGCTATCAGGTGGAGTGATGATGAGTACTCGACTCATGATACTGATCACGATGAAGACCATAACAGTAGCAATGCGGGAACTGATCAACCCAAGTTAAGACAAATAGACGATAGCGCTGTCGACCGTCTTCATAATGAATGTATTGAAAGTTTGAATGGTAATTTTCAAGCTAAACTATCAACAAATTCTGTAGAAAAGGATGTAGTTGATGAAGTTGATGAGTTTGTTAATAAGAAAATGATTGGTGTGTACAAACGTCGTGTTGTTGATGACGATACGGACCGTGAGTTTCGAGAGTGGCATGAAATGCTGGCTAGACCCAGCTACGATGGCCAAATTCTCCACATATTGCCTTACGTTATCatcgattaa
- the LOC123274542 gene encoding mediator of RNA polymerase II transcription subunit 26 isoform X1, with translation MQRNCTELTERLLKSLDKEYNVVDMGAVVDVITALEKTTITKEVLEITRLGKYINELRRKTTNDALAKRAKDLVRRWRDMVLPSSNQQQHGSSNTAIAPPNAIIDNTSSHQTLNGTKPASPLITAVRTIKPRSPVPGSAASRIKPQSPLMRDAITSKIISPALSLNSDSCSPNSTPIKLPIVTTNYKLNTAGSPKLSGTSNQNHSIEAVPRTHSSNKRLRKEDHFQQQHVNSPQQYDVNSTSRDELTSISIQAAKKQRINGDLNVNTNSQVPNSPSSSSSTRNELNVNPVLDPSLSSNTNSPAVKVELVPVPVGPKKRGRKKGSKSLKSQSLSEDRVKEKLASISRNPKLKTTHEILADIQVRNVTGALGATTAGQLKREPPTTEEVLRSSEINNRNLASNNNTRTKSLSGNRIESRSSTGNNSVSGVAGSDTDYAVVDAADVTKTERASGPAAEAPSIETTVKEILAKLPPLDRDAIRWSDDEYSTHDTDHDEDHNSSNAGTDQPKLRQIDDSAVDRLHNECIESLNGNFQAKLSTNSVEKDVVDEVDEFVNKKMIGVYKRRVVDDDTDREFREWHEMLARPSYDGQILHILPYVIID, from the exons ATGCAGAGAAATTGCACCGAACTCACCGAAAGATTGTTGAAATCCCTTGACAAGGAGTACAAT gTCGTCGACATGGGAGCCGTCGTGGATGTCATTACGGCCCTGGAGAAGACGACTATTACTAAAGAAGTGCTTGAG atCACACGGCTGGGTAAATACATCAATGAACTTAGACGAAAAACGACAAATGATGCTTTGGCGAAACGTGCTAAAGATCTGGTTCGACGATGGCGTGACATGGTACTCCCGTCATCAAATCAACAACAGCATGGATCATCAAATACAGCAATAGCACCGCCAAATGCCATTATTGATAACACCTCGTCACACCAAACATTAAATGGAACCAAACCAGCAAGTCCATTGATAACAGCAGTACGTACAATAAAACCTCGTAGTCCAGTACCGGGATCAGCGGCTTCGCGTATTAAACCGCAAAGTCCATTAATGCGTGATGCAATAACATCTAAAATAATAAGCCCAGCGTTGTCACTAAATAGTGATTCATGTTCACCAAATTCAACACCTATTAAACTGCCAATAGTAAcgacaaattataaattaaatacagcTGGTTCGCCAAAGTTAAGTGGTACCAGTAATCAGAATCATTCAATTGAAGCAGTACCAAGAACTCACAGTTCAAACAAACGTTTACGAAAAGAGGATCATTTTCAACAGCAGCATGTTAATTCACCTCAGCAGTACGATGTAAACTCGACTTCCAGAGACGAGCTTACCAGTATTTCTATTCAGGCTGCTAAAAAACAACGTATTAATGGCGATCTAAACGTAAATACTAACTCGCAAGTGCCTAATAGCCCTTCTTCGTCGTCAAGTACACGAAATGAGCTTAATGTTAATCCTGTTTTGGACCCGAGTTTGTCTAGTAACACTAATTCACCGGCTGTTAAAGTTGAACTGGTACCAGTACCAGTAGGACCAAAAAAACGTGGACGAAAAAAAGGCAGCAAATCATTAAAAAGCCAATCACTGTCTGAGGATCGTGTAAAGGAAAAACTCGCAAGTATATCGCGGAATCCAAAATTGAAAACAACTCACGAAATTCTTGCAGATATACAGGTCCGGAATGTCACTGGCGCGCTGGGTGCCACAACAGCAGGCCAGTTGAAGCGTGAACCACCGACAACAGAAGAAGTTTTACGAAGTTCAGAGATAAACAATCGTAACCTTGCCTCAAATAACAATACACGTACAAAAAGTTTATCTGGAAATCGTATTGAATCTCGTTCATCTACTGGGAATAATTCTGTCTCTGGTGTTGCTGGATCTGATACTGATTACGCAGTGGTTGATGCTGCTGATGTAACTAAAACTGAACGAGCTAGTGGACCAGCAGCAGAAGCCCCGTCGATAGAAACAACGGTCAAAGAAATTCTTGCTAAATTACCGCCGCTGGATCGTGACGCTATCAGGTGGAGTGATGATGAGTACTCGACTCATGATACTGATCACGATGAAGACCATAACAGTAGCAATGCGGGAACTGATCAACCCAAGTTAAGACAAATAGACGATAGCGCTGTCGACCGTCTTCATAATGAATGTATTGAAAGTTTGAATGGTAATTTTCAAGCTAAACTATCAACAAATTCTGTAGAAAAGGATGTAGTTGATGAAGTTGATGAGTTTGTTAATAAGAAAATGATTGGTGTGTACAAACGTCGTGTTGTTGATGACGATACGGACCGTGAGTTTCGAGAGTGGCATGAAATGCTGGCTAGACCCAGCTACGATGGCCAAATTCTCCACATATTGCCTTACGTTATCatcgattaa